CGCGGCTGGAGTGGACGAGCGTGCCGATGCGGTAGTTATAAAACGGCTCCGTCAGGCCGACGGCGGCCTTGATGGCGCACACGCCGGCCAGACGGCCGTTGGACGTGTCTTCCATCACGAACATGTAGTCGCGTTCTTCGGGCGGGATCGTCTGCGCGAACGATGCCACCGCGGTCTCGACGCGTTCGCCCAGCATGGCGCGGTCCGGCTTCAGCGTGGTCATGCCGCTGCCGACCTGGCGCGCCATCTCGATCAGCGGATCGATGTCGTTCAGGGTGATTGCGCGAATTACGAGCATGGGTTCCTCATTGTTTTCCAAAGCGTCAGATGCGTACGCAGATGACGCTGTCGCCGGTCTCGATGCCGAGCGCCTCGCGCGCCGCCGGCGGCAGGCAGATGGCGTCCGAGCTCTCGGCCGGGTCGCACGGCAGCACGATCGCGCGGAACTTGCGCTCGCTGCTGGCCACCGCGTAATTCACCATCGCGCCCTTGCCGCCGCGCGTGGGCGGCTGCAGTTCGGCGTTCGCGACCTTCCGCACCATCGAGCCCGAGAACGAATGCAGCGCGTGCTTGTGCGCCTGCAGGATCGGGCCGCCGTCGAAGATGTCGATGTATTCGTCGGCCTCGAAGCCCTCTTCCGTCAACAGGTCGAACGCCAGTTCTCCACTCGGGTGGATCTGGCCCATCACGGCTTGCGCGGGGCCGGGCAGCAGCGGCACGTACACGGGGTAGTGCGGCATCAGCTCGACGATCAGGGTGCGGTTGCGGGCGCCGCCGATCGTGCGTTCGGCGTCGAGGAAATCCATCTTGAAGAATTTGCGGCCCAGCGCATCCCAGAACGGCGACTGGCCCTTGTCGTCCGTGACGCCGGCCAGCGGCACGAAGAAGCGGTCGCCGAAGCGGTGCGGCGCCAGCACGGCGTACAGCAGACGGGCACGCGACAGCAGCGCGGCTTCGCGCCGGCCGGTGTCGCGGTCGCGGATATAAAAGCCGGACAGCTGCGAATACGCCGTCAGCTCCGAGCACAGGGTCAGCGCGTGCACGCTGTGGCTGATGTTCAGGTCGCGCGAGACCTGCTGGATCACATCGTTGCGGAACGCGAAATAGGTGCCGTTGGAGCCGGCCGACGCGTGGATCGCGGCGGTGCCGACCAGCTCGCGCTTCTCGACGTCTTCGAGCACGAACAGGTAGGACTCTTCGCTGGGGATGTCGACGTGGGCGGCGAACGACGCCACCGAACGCTCCACGAACGCGGCGATTTTTTCGCGCGTGCGCGGCAGGGTGTGCACTCCCGGCGTGGACGCGGCGAGCAGCGTCTCGAGGGCGCCGACATCCGCAGGTTCTACCGGACGGACTACATACATGGGAACTCCCGACAAAGACATCGAACGAACGGAAGCCGGCCGGGCTGGGGTGGTCTCCCCTTCCGGCCGGTGTGCGGCTTAGCCGGCGAGGAACGCGTCGGCGGCCTGGCGCATGATGCGGTCCGCCTCGGCGATCTGCTCGTCCGACACGACCAGCGCGGGCGCGAGACGGACGACATCCGGGCCGGCGATCAGCAGCATCAGGCCGAGCTTTTCGGCGACCTTGGTGTAGTCCTTCGATTTCCCCTTGTAGCCTTCGGCCATCGGCAGGCCGATGAGCAGGCCCTTGCCGCGCGGCTTGGTGAACAGTTGCGGGTAGTCGGCGGCCAGCTTGTCCAGCTTCGCGAACACCTTGGCGCTCGCTTCGCGCACGCGCGCCAGGAAGGCCGGCTGGTTGATCTGTTCGATCACGGCGAGCGCCACCGTGGTCGCCAGCGGGTTGCCGCCGTACGTGGTGCCGTGGCTGCCGACAGCCAGGTACTGGGCGATCTCGCTGGTGGTCAGCATGGCGCCGATCGGATAGCCGTTGCCCAGAGCCTTGGCCGTGGTCAGGACGTCCGGGGTCACGCCCACGTTCATGTAGTCGTACAGCGCGCCGGTGCGGCCCACGCCCGACTGCACTTCGTCGAAGATCAGCAGGGCGCCGGTCTTGTCGCACAGTTCGCGCAACGTCTTCAGGAATTCGATGTCGCCCGGGATCACGCCGCCTTCGCCCTGGATCGGCTCGACGATCACGGCGGCCACGTCATCGTTGACGGCGGCGCGTGCGGACTCGATGTCGTTGTAGTTGATGTGGTTGATTTCCGGCGGCAGCGGCTCGAAGCCTTCGGTGTACTTCGACTGGCCGCCGACCGACACGGTGAACAGCGTGCGGCCGTGGAACGAGGAATAGCACGACACGATGCGCGACTTGTGCGGACCGAACTTGCCGTGGGCATACTTACGCGCCAGCTTCAGGGCGGCTTCGTTGGCTTCCGCGCCCGAGTTGGCGAAGAAGCAGCGTTCGGCGAAGGTGGCCTCGATCAGGGCCGAGGCCAGGCGCAGCACGGGCTCGTTCGTGTAGCCGTTGCCGACGTGCCAGAGAGTGTTGGCTTGGCGGGTCAGCGCTTCGACCACGACCGGGTTGCAATGACCCAGGCTGCTGACGGCGATGCCGGAGGTGAAATCGAGATAATGCTTGCCGTCCTGGTCCCAGACGTCCAGGCCCGACGCGCGCACGGGCACCATCGCGGCAGGTGCGTAAGTCGGGACGAGCACCTCGTCGAAAGTCTGGCGTGTGACAGGCCGCGTGGTGACACCCGAGTCGAGCTTAGCATTCATGACGTTTTCCTCATCCAAGTAAAGGTTGCGCGGACTCCAGCAGCCGCGCCGAGCGACTCATTATAGAGAAGCCAAACCTTGCCCTTCTTTCCAAACTGCGACAGGCATTTTCATTTTTGGACGAGCAACAATTAAAGATGCAGAAATAGCAACCGAATCGTCATGGCCGGACATGACTTCCCGCGGAAGCGGGGATAGTGCCCCCAGCATTATTCCGCCATGCTGCGTCGGCTTCGGATGCTCGGCATGGCTCCCGCCTGCGCGGGGATGACGGCGGTAACGTTACTGGCTCAGCTTGCGCTGCCGCTCTTCGCGCGGCGTGTTGCCGAACAGCGCGCCGAAGGCGGTGGAGAAGTGGGAGCCGGACGAGAACCCACACATCAATCCCACCTGCACGATGGAGTGATTGGTGTCGCGCAGCAGCTGGCGCGCCCGTTGCAGGCGCAGTTCGAGGTAGTAGCGCGACGGCAGGCTGCCCAGGTATTGCTTGAATAATCGTTCCAGCTGGCGCCGCGACACGCCCGCCAGCTGGGCGATCTCGTCGGTCGACAGCGGCTCCTCGATGTTTGCTTCCATCAGGGTGACGGCTTCCGTCAGCTTGGGCTGCAGCACGCCGAAGCGGGCTTGCAGCGCCACGCGCTGGCGCTCGTCCGGGCCGCGCACGCGGTCCACGCACAGGATTTCCTTCACCTGCGCCTGGACCGTCGCGCCGAACAGCAGATCGACCAGGGTCAGGGCGAAGTCGATGCTGGCCGCGCCGCCGCACGACGTGATGCGCACGCCATCGATCTCGTACAGATGCGGACTCAGCAAGGCCTGGTCGGCGCGCATGTCGACATCGGGATACAGCGACCACGGCAGCGCCGCGCGCGCACCGTTCAGCGCGCCCGACTCCGCCAGCCACAGCACACCGGCGCCGACGCCGCCCCAGCAGGGCGCCGCGCGGCAGCGTGCGACGACCGTGCGCAGGTTGGCGGGGCGCAGCCCGGCCTCCGCCTCGTCCGCGACGAGCAGCACGAGGTGCCAGTGGCGCTGGTCGGCCGCGAATTTGTCGGGGCTGCGCACGTCCACATGCAGGCGTTCCGGTCCCAGCACCTTGGCCGCGAGGCGCAAGGGCTGCACGAGGCCGGACCACGTCAGCGAATCCGGCTCGCCCGCATGCACGAGCAGCACGCGCAGCGGCGCCTCCTGCGCGAGGCGGGACAATTCAAGTTGCTGCATCGGGACAAACAGGGGTCATCACTCGGGGGCGAGCGCGGCGGCCGGCCGGCTCTCGGCATTCCATTGGCTGACAATCATACCGGAGATCAACAATGCCGCGCCGAACCACCCTCGGCCGCCCATCGCCTCGCCCAGCCAGAAGTACGCGAAAAACGCGGCGGCGCCGGGCTCGAACGCATAGATCACGGCGGCCTCGTTGGCGCTCGTGCGCGCCTGGCCCCACGCCTGCATCGAGATAATGGCGGCCGTGCACAGCACGCCGAGATAGGCGAAGTTCGGCGCATAACGGGCGAGCCCGTGGCCGATATACGTCCAATAGTTCGCGGCATCCTCGACGCCGACGGCACCGCGCGGCACCTCGCGCGCGACGAGCCACAGCGCAGCGCACACGGCCACCGTACCGATCTGCGCGGCCGTCACGCTCATCAATCGGGTGGCGCGGCGCGTATAGATTTCCATGACCTTGATGTAGGTGCCGAACGTGAGCGCGGCCAGCAGCGCGAGCGTGTCGCCGCGGCGCCAGCCGCCGCCGCCGTCCCAGCACAGAGCAACGAGCCCGGCGATCGCAAGCAGCAGCGCGACGACGATGCGGCGCTCCGGCAGGCGTCCACCGAGCACGCCGAGCAGCGGCACGACGAGCACGTTCAGGCCGCAGATGAAGGCGTTGCGGTTGGACGTCGTCAGGGCGAGACCTTCCACCTGGAACAGGTAGCAGAAGAACAGTAATAAACCCAGCGTCGCGCCCAGCCTCAGGTCCGTGCCGAGTTTGTCGCGGTATGCGCGCCACAGGAACGGCGACAGCAACACCGTCGCGATGGCGAAGCGGGTCAGGATGATCCAGACGGGAGAAAAATAAGCCGTCAATTCCTTCATCGCGGGAAATGTCGTTCCCCACACGAGGACGACGACGACGAGGGCGGCAATGCCGCGCAGATGCTGGGTCATGGCGCGTTCAATGAAGTCTGGCAAGATTGCTATGGTAACGGGCGCGACCGTAAATCGAGAAGCCCAGCGCGCGAAGCGCCGGGGCCTCGCCGCGCAGAGGCTATAATCGTTTCATGGGTGAACGATATCTGAAGAGTGTGCGCCTGCTGGCCGAATGCCTGCAAGGGTTCGAGCGCTTCGTCGCCGAACCGGTGCGCCGGCATGGGCTGACGCATCCGCAATTCGACATCATCGCCACCCTCGGCAACACACCCGGCATGACCTACAAGGAACTGGGCGAGCGGACCCTGATCACGAAGGGCACGCTGACCGGCGTCATCGACCGCCTGGAACGGAAGGGTCTCGTGGAACGCGTGCGCAAATGCGACGACAAGCGCTCGTTCCTCGTGCGCCTGACGGCGGCCGGCGATACCCTGTTCCATAATGTGTTTCCGGCCGTGGTCGCACACGGCAAGCAGCTGTTCGCCGATTACGGCGACGGCGATTTCGAACAACTGGACCACGCGCTGCACCGCCTGCGCACCCGGCTCGACGCGCCGGACCTGGTCTCACCGGGCGGGCACGTTCCCGCCGACGAAGGATGATATGAAGACAGCACTACTCGAAGGCAAAAAGCCCCCTCATTTCGACAAACACATCATCGGCAACCTGCTGCTCGACGTGGCCCCGCCCTCGGAAGTGCGCGACGAGCCGATGCTGATCGGCGTGCGCAACGAGGCCGGAGAAATCTACCGCCTGATCGGTGCCGCCACCCTGAACAGCTTCATGAACGCGGTCGAGGAGTTGTTCGACCTCGGCCTCATCGACGAGCTGCAGGACACCGAGGAACCGAAAGACGGCTGCGACGCCATTTTCAGCGAACCCTGACGCTCTGCCCGGGGGTATAATTTTTTCCCATGGACAGAATCGACGCCCTCAAGAGCATTGCCGCGCAAGCCGGGCGCGGCGACCTCCACTTTCCTACCCATGTCGACGCGACGTTGAAGCTGCAGCGCGCGCTGGCCGATCCGGATTGCCACATCGACGAAGCGGCGCGCCTCGTGCAGACGGAGCCGCTGCTGGCCGCGCGCACCGTGGCCATCGCCAACTCGGCCGCCTATAACCGCTTCGGCAACGACGTCACCAACGTCAAGGCGGCCGTCGCGCGCGTGGGCTTCCGCACGCTGGGCGCGCTGGCCGCGGCCGTCATCGTGCGCCAGCTGGCCGGCGAAATCCACGACCCGGTGCTACGCGCCAAGGCCGATCAATTGTGGCTGCACTCGACCCACGTGGCGGCGCTGTCGCAGGTGATCGCGCGGCGCGTATCGTTCGTCGATCCGGAAACGGCGATGTTCGCCGGCATCGTGCACGAGGTCGGCGGCTTTTATCTGCTGTCGCGCGCGCCCGAGTTCCCGGGCCTGCTGGACGGCGGCGCCGACGAATGGATCGAGCATGGCGAGACGGCCATCGGCCGCGGCGTCCTGCTCAAATTGGGGGTACCGGCACCCGTGATGGGCGCCATCGAAGCGCTGTGGAACGGCATGCGCGCCCTGCCGCCGGAAACCCTGGGCGACACGCTGCTGCTGGCAAACGACCTGTCGCCCGTCCCGTCGCCCCTGCTGGAACGCGATCCGGGCATCCCCGGCGTGCAGGTCGGCGCCACCATCGACTTCGCCGTCGGCGAAGGCACGCTCACCTCGATCCTCGAGGAATCGGAGGACGAGGTCAACAGCCTCACGGCCGCGCTGGCCTGATCCTGCGCGGTCGGTGTGTCGCATGCATATGTGACTTTTCAGTCATTTACTTTCATCTTGTTACATTCCTTACCGATTGAGAACTTCTCTTAGGGAAACATAGTGCTATCTTGGCCATATTGCGATTCACAACGAATCGCGAGCCCGAGAACACTAAGGAGTGAACCATGAAGAAACTGCTGCTCGCACTGATCGCCACGTCCGCCGTCGCCGGCGCCGCCCAAGCCCAGACCACCACGCCGCACGCCTACGTCGGCATCGGCGCGGCCACGGCCAATAACAAGTCGACCGACGACTATAAGACGAACGCCAAGGTCTACGGCGGCTATGAATTCGATCAGAACTGGGGCGTGGAAGCGGGCTACACGAACTTCGACAAGGAAGACGTCGGCGGTGGCACCGTGAAGGGCTCCGGCACGTATGTCGCCGGCAAGTACAGCATCCCGCTGGCCGAACGCTTCACCGGCTACGGCAAGCTGGGCGTCGCTTACAACGAGCGCAAGTACAGCAGCAGCCTGGGCACCCAGGTCAACAGCTACGACACGGGCCTGTATGGCGGCGTCGGCGTCGAGTACAAGCTGAACGAGAAGCTGGCCCTGAACGCCGAGTACGAACGCTACGGCAAGGACAAGGCGTTCGGCGCCAAGGCGGACGTGTACACGGTCGGTCTGAAATACGGTTTCTAAGTCCCCTCCCCGGACCCGGTAACGGGTCTGCCGCACCGGCGTCGTCCCTGCGCAAGCACGGACGACGTTTTTTCATGGGCGTCCGGACAAAAAAACGCCCGCTACGAGAGCGGGCCAAGTCCAAAACTAGGGATGTCCTGAAAGAGACGAGTCCATCTTAAGTCGCGCCACCTCTGCACTCTGTGCGCTGACTCACATTCTGTTAAATTTTCCTACTCATCTGTAAAAACACCTACGCAGACCGACGGCAGGGCAAAAAAAACCCGCTCCTTGCGGGAGCGGGTGAAGTCCAAAACTAGGGATGTCCTGAAAGAGACGAGTCCATAGTACGGCAGCCCTGTGCGAACACTCTGTGCGCTGCTTCACACAAATAAAAATCTTTTATATCAAAGCGCTGGCGTCTTGACCCACCCCATAAAAACAAAAGCCGCCACGGCCAGGCCGGGCGGCTTTGTCGACAGGACTGCCGCAATTACACGACCGCGCCGTCCGTTTCGTCTTTCGCTTTGATCGGCTTGATCAGGTCTTCGCGCTTGACGCCCAGCCACATGGCGATGGCGGCCGCCACGAACACGGACGAGTAAATACCGAACAAGATGCCGATGGTCAGCGCGACCGCGAAGTAGTGCAGGGTCTGGCCGCCGAAGAACAGCATCGACAGGACCATCATCTCGGTACAGCCGTGGGTGATGATCGTACGCGAGATCGTGCTCGTGATCGCGTGGTCGATGACCTGGGTCACGGACAGCTTGCGCTCCTTGCGGAAGGTCTCGCGGATCCGGTCGAAGATCACGACCGACTCGTTGACGGAGTAACCCAGCACGGCCAGCACGGCGGCCAGCACGGTCAGCGAGAATTCCCATTGGAAGAAGGCGAAGAAGCCCAGGATGATCACGACGTCGTGCAGGTTGGCGATGATCGCCGCCACCGCGAACTTCCATTCGAAGCGCACCGCCAGGTAGATCATCACGCCGACCACGACCATGATCAGCGCGTTCAAGCCGTTCTGCGCCAGCTCGTCGCCGACCTGCGGGCCGACGAATTCGACGCGCTGCAGGCTGACCACTTCCGCACCCGCCGCGTTGACGCAGCTGGTACGGGTGACGCTCTCGCCCTTGTCGGTGGTCTGCTGGACCTGCTTCGGCGCCCCGGATTCCGCCGCGCACAGCGCGTTGAACACCGTGGCCGACGTGCCGGAACCGGCCACGTCCTTGCGGATCGGCAGGCGCAGCAACACGTCCTGCGCGGTGCCGAAGCTCGTCACTTCCGGTTGCTCGTAGCCCAGTTTTTCCAGGCTGCGGCGGATCTTTTCCTGGTCGGCCGCGTGCGGGTAGCGCAGTTCCATCACGGTACCGCCCGTGAACTCGACCGAGAAATGCAGGCCCTTAGTCACCAGGAAGAACACCGCGGCGACGAAAGTCAGCGCCGAGATCACGTTGAAGATCAACGCGTGGCGCATGAACGGGATGTCCCGTTTAATCTTGAAAAATTCCATGTTCTACCCCGGTTATCCTTTCTTGACGGCCGTCCTGGCCGCGGCGGCGTCCGCGTTCCACACGGTGCCGATGGCGATCTTGCCGAGCTTTTTCTTGCGGCCGTACCACAGATTCACGACGCCGCGCGACAGGAACACGGCCGAGAACATCGACGTCAGGATGCCCAGGCAGTGCACGACGGCGAAGCCGCGCACGGCGCCCGAACCGAACACCAGCAGCGCCAGGCCGACGATGAGGGTCGTCACGTTCGAGTCGAGAATGGTCGCCCAGGCGTGGCTGAAACCGGCCGAGATCGCCGCCTGCGGCGTGTTACCCGCACGCAGTTCCTCGCGGATGCGTTCGTTGATCAGCACGTTGGCGTCGATCGCCATACCCAGCGCCAGCGCGATTGCCGCGATACCCGGCAGGGTCAGGGTCGCGCCCAGCATCGACAGCAGGGCCAGCAGGAACAGCAGATTGCAGGCCAGCGCCACGACGCTGAAGAAGCCGAACAGCTGGTAGTAGATGATCATGAAGATCGCGATCGCCACGAAGCCCCACAGCGTGGAATGCAGGCCCTTGGCGATGTTCTCGGCGCCCAGCTGCGGGCCGACGACGCGTTCCTCGACGAATTCCATCGGGGCCGACAGCGCGCCGGCGCGCAGCAGCAGCGCCAGCTCGGCCGCTTCCTGCGGGCTGCGCAAGCCGGTCGTCTGGAAGTTCGAACCGAATTCGCTCTGGATGGTCGCGACCTGCAGCACGGTGTACTTGCCTTTTTCCTTCAGCAGCGTGGCCATGCGCTTGCCGACGCGCTCGCGCGTCATGGCGCGCATCTTGCGGCCGCCTTCGGCGTTCAGCTCGATGCTCACGGCCGGACGCTGGTTCTGGTCGAAGCTGGCGACGGCATTGATGACCGAGTCGCCGGTCGCGACGACGTCCTTCGACACGACGACCGGCGCGCCCGGGCCTTCGGTGAACAGTTCCGAGTTCAGCGGGATCGCGGCGGACAACTCGGTGCCCGGCGTGATGGTGTCGTCGGTCACGCGGAATTCCAGCGTCGCGGTGCGGCCGATGATGTCCTTGGCGTGGGCGACGTCCTGCACGCCCGGCAGCTGGACGACGATGCGGTCGCGGCCCTGTTGCTGGATCACGGGCTCGCTCACGCCCAGTTCGTTGATGCGCTTGCCCAGTGCGCTGATGTTCTGCTTGACGCCCTCTTCCACCACGCGTTGCAGCGCTGCCGGCTTCAGGGTGACGATCAGCTTCAGGTCGGTGCCGTCGGCGGCCTCGGAGAACGCCAGGTCGGCGTTCTGGCTGGCCAGCACGTTGCGCGCCTGCGTACGGGTGGCCTCATCGCGGAAATTGATCACGACGTTGTTGCCGACGCGGTCGATGCCGGCGTGACGAATGTTCTTCTCGCGCAACTCACTGCGGACGCTCGACAGGACGCTCTTGATGCGCGTCTCCTGCACGGCCTTGGCATCCACCTGCAGCAGGAAGTGCACGCCGCCGCGCAGGTCCAGGCCGAGGTTCAACGGCTTGGCGTGGAGCGCCTGCATCCAGGCCGGCGTGTTCTTGACCAGGTTGACGGTGACGATGTAATCGGGGTCAAGCGGGTCGCGGTTCAAGTCGCGCTCGAGCGCCGTCTTGGCCTTGAACTGGATGTCGGGGGTCGCGAAGCGGGCACGCACGTTGCTGCTGTCGCCCGAACCTTCCAGCCCCACGGTCTCGACAGGAATACCTTCACGCTTGAGCGCGTCGGCGACCTTGCTGACCGTGTCGCTGGTGACCTTGACTGTGGCCTTGGAGGTCGTCACCTGCAATGCCGGCGAATCGACGAAATAGTTGGGCGCCGTGTACAGCAGGCCGAGCAGCACTGCCACAAGGATCAGTATGTATTTCCAGAGGGGGTAACGATTCATGATGTTCCAGCGTTCAGGATCGGGCGGATGGCGCGGCGCGGGCCGCGCGGCCGGATTACAGGGACTTCAGCGTGCCCTTCGGCAGCAGCGCGGTCACGGCGTTCTTCTGTACCACCACTTCGGTACCGGCAGCCACTTCGACGGTCACGTAGGTGTCGGTGACCTTGGTGACGCGGCCCAGCATGCCGCCGGCGGTGATCACTTCGTCGCCCTTGGCCAGCGCATCCATCATCGTTTTCAGCTCTTTCTGGCGCTTTTGCTGCGGACGGATCATGAGGAAGTACATGACCACGAACATCAGGATCAGCGGGGCGAACGTGGTGAGGTTACCCATCAGACCCGGATCGGCGGCACCGGCGGTTTGCGCGTACGCGTTGGAAATGAACACAAGGACTCCGATTGTATAAATGTGAAAAAACAAGCGCTGTATTCTAGCACCGGCAAAGTGTCAACAGCCAGTTTCCCACCATGTGGGAACCGGCATGCTGAAATGCAAGACATTATCGGAAATTTAATTCGATCGGCGAACACGCGCCGATCGACGATCACACGCCGCGGGCGCGGTCAGCGTTGAACTGCAGGCGGAAGGCGTGGAACCGATCCGCATCGATGGCATCGCGGATCTCCTGCATGAGGTTCAGGTAGTAATGCAGGTTGTGGATGGTATTCAGCCGCGCCCCCAGGATTTCCTTGGAGCGGTGCAGGTGGTGCAGGTAGGCGCGCGAGAAATTCTTGCAGCAATAGCACGAGCACGTCTCGTCCAGCGGCGACGGGTCGTCCTTGTAGCGGGCGTTCTTGATCTTGAGGTCGCCGAAGCGCGTGAACAGCCAGCCGTTGCGGGCGTTCCGGGTCGGCATCACGCAGTCGAACATGTCGACGCCGTTCGCCACACCGTCGACCAGGTCTTCCGGCGTGCCGACGCCCATCAGGTAGTGCGGCTTGTGTTCCGGCAGGCGCGGGCCGATGTGCTGCAGCACGCGCATCATGTCTTCCTTCGGCTCGCCCACCGACAGGCCGCCGATGGCCAGGCCCGGAAAATTAATCTCTTCCAGCCCCGCCAGCGATTCGTCGCGCAGGCGCTCGTACATACCGCCCTGCACGATGCCGAACAACGCGTTCGGATTCTCGCCGCGGTTGAACTCGTTCATCGAACGCTGGGCCCAGCGCAGCGACATGCGCATCGACTTCGCCGCCTCCTCGCTCGTGGCCGGACGGTCGTCGATCTCGTACGGCGTGCACTCGTCGAACTGCATGACGATGTCCGAATTCAGCGAGCGCTGGATCTGCATCGAGATTTCCGGCGACAGGAATTGGCGCGAGCCGTCGATCGGCGACGCGAACTTCACGCCCTCTTCCGTGATCTTGCGCATCGCGCCCAGCGAGAACACCTGGAAGCCGCCGGAATCGGTGAGGATCGGCTTGTCCCAGCCCATGAAGCCGTGCAGGCCGCCGAACTTGTCCATGACGTCCGTGCCCGGGCGCAGCCACAGGTGGAACGTGTTGCCGAGGATGATCTGCGAGCCGACTTCTTTCAACTCGTTCGGCGCCATCGCCTTGACGGAGCCATAGGTCCCGACCGGCATGAAGATCGGCGTCTCGATGGTGCCGTGGTTCAGTTTCAAACGGCCGCGGCGGGCGTGCGACAGGCCGCTCGTGTCTTTTTTGAGGAGGGTGAATTCGAGCATGGGTTCAATTCTTGGTTGCGCGCGACTGCGTCGTCAGCAGCATCGCGTCGCCATAGCTGAAGAAGCGGTATTCGCTGGCGATCGCGTGCGCGTACGCCTTGCGGATTTCATCGTAGCCTGCAAAGGCCGAGACGAGCATCATCAGCGTCGACTTGGGCAGGTGGAAGTTCGTAATCAAGCGGGTCACCGTCTTGAACAGGTAGCCCGGCGTGATGAACAGATTGGTGTCGCCGCTGCCGGCCACGAGCTCGCCCGACTGCGATGCCGACTCCAGCGCGCGCAGCGACGTCGTGCCGACGGCGACCACGTCGCGGCCGGCGGCCTGCGCGGCGCGCACGGCCTCGACGGTCTCTTGCGGGATCGTGTACCACTCGCTGTGCATCTTGTGCTCGGCGAGATTCTCGACGCGCACGGGCTGGAACGTGCCGGCGCCCACGTGCAGCGTGACGTAGGCGATGCGCACGCCCTTCGCGGCGACCTTGTCGAGCAGCGCCTGGTCGAAGTGCAGGCCGGCCGTCGGGGCGGCGACGGCACCGGGCGCCGATGAGTAGACGGTCTGGTAACGCTGCTCGTCGAAGTCGTCGGCGTCGTGCTCGATGTACGGCGGCAGCGGCAGGCGGCCGTGCGCCTCGATCAGCTCGAACACGTCGCCGTCGAAGTGCAGCGTGAAGAATTCGCCGGCGCGCTCGCCGACGCCGACCTCGAACGCATCGGCCAGGCGGATGCGCGAACCGGGCTTCGGCGACTTCGATGCGCGCACCTGCGCGAGCACCGTGCGCGGATCGAGCACGCGCTCGACCAGCACTTCGACCTGGCCGCCGGACTCCTTCTGGCCGAAGAAGCGTGCCTTCAGCACCCGGGTGTTGTTCATCACGAGCGTATCGCCGGCCTGCAATTGGTCGACGATGTCGGAGAATATGCGGTCGGTGATGCGGTCGCCGTCCAGCT
This genomic stretch from Massilia putida harbors:
- a CDS encoding arginine N-succinyltransferase, coding for MYVVRPVEPADVGALETLLAASTPGVHTLPRTREKIAAFVERSVASFAAHVDIPSEESYLFVLEDVEKRELVGTAAIHASAGSNGTYFAFRNDVIQQVSRDLNISHSVHALTLCSELTAYSQLSGFYIRDRDTGRREAALLSRARLLYAVLAPHRFGDRFFVPLAGVTDDKGQSPFWDALGRKFFKMDFLDAERTIGGARNRTLIVELMPHYPVYVPLLPGPAQAVMGQIHPSGELAFDLLTEEGFEADEYIDIFDGGPILQAHKHALHSFSGSMVRKVANAELQPPTRGGKGAMVNYAVASSERKFRAIVLPCDPAESSDAICLPPAAREALGIETGDSVICVRI
- a CDS encoding acetylornithine/succinyldiaminopimelate transaminase: MNAKLDSGVTTRPVTRQTFDEVLVPTYAPAAMVPVRASGLDVWDQDGKHYLDFTSGIAVSSLGHCNPVVVEALTRQANTLWHVGNGYTNEPVLRLASALIEATFAERCFFANSGAEANEAALKLARKYAHGKFGPHKSRIVSCYSSFHGRTLFTVSVGGQSKYTEGFEPLPPEINHINYNDIESARAAVNDDVAAVIVEPIQGEGGVIPGDIEFLKTLRELCDKTGALLIFDEVQSGVGRTGALYDYMNVGVTPDVLTTAKALGNGYPIGAMLTTSEIAQYLAVGSHGTTYGGNPLATTVALAVIEQINQPAFLARVREASAKVFAKLDKLAADYPQLFTKPRGKGLLIGLPMAEGYKGKSKDYTKVAEKLGLMLLIAGPDVVRLAPALVVSDEQIAEADRIMRQAADAFLAG
- a CDS encoding GlxA family transcriptional regulator is translated as MQQLELSRLAQEAPLRVLLVHAGEPDSLTWSGLVQPLRLAAKVLGPERLHVDVRSPDKFAADQRHWHLVLLVADEAEAGLRPANLRTVVARCRAAPCWGGVGAGVLWLAESGALNGARAALPWSLYPDVDMRADQALLSPHLYEIDGVRITSCGGAASIDFALTLVDLLFGATVQAQVKEILCVDRVRGPDERQRVALQARFGVLQPKLTEAVTLMEANIEEPLSTDEIAQLAGVSRRQLERLFKQYLGSLPSRYYLELRLQRARQLLRDTNHSIVQVGLMCGFSSGSHFSTAFGALFGNTPREERQRKLSQ
- a CDS encoding DMT family transporter is translated as MTQHLRGIAALVVVVLVWGTTFPAMKELTAYFSPVWIILTRFAIATVLLSPFLWRAYRDKLGTDLRLGATLGLLLFFCYLFQVEGLALTTSNRNAFICGLNVLVVPLLGVLGGRLPERRIVVALLLAIAGLVALCWDGGGGWRRGDTLALLAALTFGTYIKVMEIYTRRATRLMSVTAAQIGTVAVCAALWLVAREVPRGAVGVEDAANYWTYIGHGLARYAPNFAYLGVLCTAAIISMQAWGQARTSANEAAVIYAFEPGAAAFFAYFWLGEAMGGRGWFGAALLISGMIVSQWNAESRPAAALAPE
- a CDS encoding MarR family winged helix-turn-helix transcriptional regulator, which produces MGERYLKSVRLLAECLQGFERFVAEPVRRHGLTHPQFDIIATLGNTPGMTYKELGERTLITKGTLTGVIDRLERKGLVERVRKCDDKRSFLVRLTAAGDTLFHNVFPAVVAHGKQLFADYGDGDFEQLDHALHRLRTRLDAPDLVSPGGHVPADEG
- a CDS encoding HDOD domain-containing protein, coding for MDRIDALKSIAAQAGRGDLHFPTHVDATLKLQRALADPDCHIDEAARLVQTEPLLAARTVAIANSAAYNRFGNDVTNVKAAVARVGFRTLGALAAAVIVRQLAGEIHDPVLRAKADQLWLHSTHVAALSQVIARRVSFVDPETAMFAGIVHEVGGFYLLSRAPEFPGLLDGGADEWIEHGETAIGRGVLLKLGVPAPVMGAIEALWNGMRALPPETLGDTLLLANDLSPVPSPLLERDPGIPGVQVGATIDFAVGEGTLTSILEESEDEVNSLTAALA
- a CDS encoding porin family protein, whose amino-acid sequence is MKKLLLALIATSAVAGAAQAQTTTPHAYVGIGAATANNKSTDDYKTNAKVYGGYEFDQNWGVEAGYTNFDKEDVGGGTVKGSGTYVAGKYSIPLAERFTGYGKLGVAYNERKYSSSLGTQVNSYDTGLYGGVGVEYKLNEKLALNAEYERYGKDKAFGAKADVYTVGLKYGF
- the secF gene encoding protein translocase subunit SecF codes for the protein MEFFKIKRDIPFMRHALIFNVISALTFVAAVFFLVTKGLHFSVEFTGGTVMELRYPHAADQEKIRRSLEKLGYEQPEVTSFGTAQDVLLRLPIRKDVAGSGTSATVFNALCAAESGAPKQVQQTTDKGESVTRTSCVNAAGAEVVSLQRVEFVGPQVGDELAQNGLNALIMVVVGVMIYLAVRFEWKFAVAAIIANLHDVVIILGFFAFFQWEFSLTVLAAVLAVLGYSVNESVVIFDRIRETFRKERKLSVTQVIDHAITSTISRTIITHGCTEMMVLSMLFFGGQTLHYFAVALTIGILFGIYSSVFVAAAIAMWLGVKREDLIKPIKAKDETDGAVV